One genomic segment of Fusobacterium nucleatum includes these proteins:
- a CDS encoding MBL fold metallo-hydrolase yields MLNKIAKNIYLVEVPLPKNPLRALNCYFIKNGENILVVDSGFDHEESEKAFFEALEEVGAKVGKTDMFLTHLHADHSGLALKFKSKYQGKVYCSQIDTDYINQMKHELYADRFVPTLKVMGIEPDFKFFETHPGLVYCVKGKLETTIVKDGDKIDFGDYHFEVVDLSGHTPGQMGIYDRKYKILFSGDHILNKITPNISFWEFKYEDILGTYLKNLDKVYNMEVDIIYSAHRGIIENSKLRIEELKKHYADRNAEVYGLLKEGEKFSAAQIAAKMHWDYRAKNFEEFPNNQKWFATGEALANLEHLRAIGKADYEFIDGIAFYRAI; encoded by the coding sequence ATGTTAAATAAAATTGCAAAAAATATATATTTGGTAGAAGTACCTCTACCTAAAAATCCATTGAGAGCATTAAATTGTTATTTTATTAAAAATGGAGAAAATATTTTAGTTGTGGACAGTGGCTTTGATCATGAAGAAAGTGAAAAGGCATTCTTTGAAGCACTTGAAGAAGTAGGGGCAAAAGTAGGAAAAACAGATATGTTTTTAACTCATCTACATGCTGATCATTCAGGATTGGCTTTAAAATTTAAAAGTAAATATCAAGGTAAGGTTTATTGTAGCCAAATAGATACTGATTATATAAATCAGATGAAACATGAATTGTATGCAGATAGATTTGTACCTACATTAAAAGTTATGGGAATAGAGCCAGATTTTAAATTTTTTGAAACTCACCCAGGACTTGTTTATTGTGTAAAGGGAAAACTTGAAACTACAATAGTTAAAGATGGGGATAAAATAGATTTTGGAGACTATCATTTTGAAGTTGTTGATTTAAGTGGACATACTCCTGGACAAATGGGGATATATGATAGAAAATATAAAATTTTATTCTCAGGAGATCATATTTTAAATAAAATAACTCCTAATATAAGTTTCTGGGAATTTAAGTATGAAGATATTTTAGGAACTTATCTTAAAAATTTGGATAAAGTCTATAATATGGAAGTAGATATAATCTATTCAGCACATAGAGGAATAATTGAAAATTCTAAATTAAGAATAGAAGAACTTAAAAAGCATTATGCTGACAGAAATGCAGAAGTGTATGGTTTATTAAAAGAAGGAGAAAAATTTTCTGCTGCTCAAATTGCAGCTAAAATGCATTGGGATTACAGAGCTAAAAACTTTGAAGAATTTCCTAATAATCAAAAATGGTTTGCAACAGGAGAAGCATTAGCTAACTTAGAACATTTAAGAGCTATTGGCAAAGCAGATTATGAGTTTATAGATGGGATTGCGTTTTATAGAGCTATATAA
- a CDS encoding DNA-directed RNA polymerase subunit alpha has translation MLKIEKQAKAIKITEVKESNYKGQFIVEPLYRGYGNTLGNALRRVLLSSIPGAAIKGMRIEGVLSEFTVMDGVKEAVTEIILNVKEIVVKAESSGERRMSLSIKGPKVVKAADIVADIGLEIVNPEQVICTVTTDRTLDIEFIVDTGEGFVVSEEIDKKDWPVDYIAVDAIYTPIKKVSYEIQDTMFGKMTDFDKLTLSVETDGSIEIRDALSYAVELLKLHLDPFLEIGNKMENLRDDIEEMIEEPMDIQVIDDKSHDMKIEELDLTVRSFNCLKKAGIEEVSQLASLSLNELLKIKNLGKKSLDEILEKMKDLGYDLEKNGSPE, from the coding sequence ATGTTAAAAATAGAAAAGCAGGCTAAAGCAATAAAGATAACAGAAGTTAAAGAAAGCAATTACAAAGGGCAATTTATAGTAGAGCCTTTATATAGAGGTTATGGAAATACTTTAGGAAATGCACTTAGAAGAGTTTTACTTTCATCTATACCCGGAGCAGCAATAAAGGGTATGAGAATTGAAGGTGTTTTAAGTGAATTCACTGTTATGGATGGTGTTAAAGAAGCTGTTACAGAAATTATCTTAAATGTTAAAGAAATAGTTGTAAAAGCAGAAAGTTCTGGAGAAAGAAGAATGTCACTTTCTATAAAAGGTCCTAAGGTAGTAAAAGCAGCAGATATTGTTGCAGATATTGGACTTGAAATAGTAAATCCTGAACAAGTTATTTGTACTGTAACCACTGATAGAACATTAGATATAGAATTTATAGTAGATACAGGAGAAGGATTTGTTGTATCAGAAGAAATTGATAAAAAAGATTGGCCAGTAGATTACATAGCAGTTGATGCTATTTACACACCAATTAAAAAAGTTTCTTATGAAATTCAAGATACAATGTTTGGTAAAATGACTGATTTTGATAAATTGACTTTAAGTGTTGAAACTGATGGAAGTATAGAAATAAGAGATGCTCTATCATACGCTGTTGAACTTTTAAAATTACATTTAGATCCATTCTTAGAAATAGGAAATAAAATGGAAAATTTAAGAGATGATATAGAAGAAATGATTGAAGAGCCAATGGATATTCAAGTTATTGATGATAAGTCCCATGATATGAAAATAGAAGAATTAGATTTAACAGTAAGATCTTTTAATTGCTTAAAAAAAGCTGGGATAGAGGAAGTATCTCAATTAGCAAGCTTATCTTTAAATGAATTATTAAAAATTAAAAACTTGGGAAAAAAATCTTTAGATGAGATTTTAGAAAAGATGAAAGATTTAGGATATGATCTTGAAAAAAATGGATCTCCTGAATAA
- a CDS encoding LysE family transporter, protein MILDMLFEYLPYALITNFTPGPNNILALNSTKTYGFKRSWKVLLGICLGFTCIMIICGIVCISLKKVSDTYQNIMKYIGALYIFWLAWHIFKSKPGNILENSPKELTFLYGFIAQFVNVKVMLYGMVSISTFILPYTQSALFIFLFIFGMSILGAVAALIWALAGSLFQNFLNRHYRIFNAVMGLILVKSAFDLLLH, encoded by the coding sequence ATGATTTTAGATATGTTGTTTGAATATCTTCCCTATGCTTTAATAACTAATTTTACTCCAGGACCAAATAATATTCTTGCTCTAAATTCAACAAAAACTTATGGATTTAAAAGAAGTTGGAAAGTACTATTAGGGATATGTTTAGGATTTACTTGTATTATGATAATTTGTGGGATAGTTTGTATTTCATTAAAAAAAGTTAGTGACACCTATCAAAATATTATGAAATATATAGGAGCTTTATATATTTTTTGGTTAGCATGGCATATTTTTAAAAGTAAACCTGGTAATATTTTAGAAAATTCACCTAAGGAATTAACATTTTTATATGGTTTTATAGCTCAATTTGTTAATGTAAAAGTAATGCTCTATGGAATGGTTTCTATTTCAACATTTATATTGCCATATACTCAATCTGCCTTATTTATTTTTCTATTTATTTTTGGAATGTCTATTTTAGGGGCTGTTGCAGCTTTAATCTGGGCTTTAGCAGGTAGTTTATTTCAAAATTTTCTAAATAGACATTATAGAATTTTTAATGCTGTTATGGGACTAATACTTGTCAAAAGTGCTTTTGATTTATTATTACATTAA
- a CDS encoding ABC transporter permease, whose product MNRKRLNNRQKIFLNIGIAFTFILLVIICSYIFPNSMIKSNIQTKNLSPSFQHLFGTDWLGRDMFVRTVKGLRLSMSIGIITSFISVFIALILGGISALGGKLANEIVAWLVDLFIGMPHIVFMILLSFLIGGGRNGIILGVGLTHWPTLSRIIRSEILKIKSENYIDITRKMGKGNFFIFRKHLLPHLIPVSIVGFVTLFPHVILHEAALTFLGFGLSPQTPAMGIILSEGMGNISSGKWWLILFPAIVLVSLVKSFDSIGDRLEVIIDPNKAHE is encoded by the coding sequence ATGAATAGAAAGAGATTAAATAATCGTCAAAAAATATTTCTTAACATTGGAATTGCATTTACATTTATTTTACTTGTTATTATTTGTAGTTATATCTTTCCAAATTCTATGATAAAATCTAATATCCAAACTAAAAATCTTTCTCCATCCTTTCAACATTTATTTGGTACAGATTGGTTAGGGAGAGATATGTTTGTTAGAACTGTTAAAGGACTTAGATTATCAATGTCCATTGGCATAATTACTTCTTTTATTAGTGTTTTTATTGCTTTAATATTGGGGGGAATATCAGCTCTTGGAGGAAAATTAGCAAATGAAATTGTTGCTTGGCTTGTGGACTTATTTATAGGAATGCCTCATATTGTATTTATGATACTTCTTTCATTTTTAATAGGAGGGGGTAGAAATGGAATTATCCTAGGTGTGGGTTTAACACACTGGCCAACTCTTTCTCGTATTATTAGAAGTGAAATTTTAAAAATAAAGTCAGAGAATTATATTGATATAACAAGAAAAATGGGAAAAGGAAACTTTTTTATTTTTAGGAAACATCTTCTTCCTCATTTAATTCCTGTGTCTATTGTAGGATTTGTTACTTTATTTCCTCATGTTATTCTGCATGAAGCAGCTTTAACATTTTTAGGATTTGGACTTTCTCCTCAAACTCCTGCTATGGGAATTATTTTATCAGAAGGAATGGGGAATATTTCATCTGGAAAATGGTGGTTGATTCTTTTTCCTGCCATTGTATTAGTTTCTTTAGTAAAATCATTTGATAGTATAGGAGATCGATTAGAAGTAATAATTGATCCTAATAAGGCTCATGAATGA
- the rpsM gene encoding 30S ribosomal protein S13, with amino-acid sequence MARIAGVDIPRNKRVEIALTYIYGIGKPTSQKILKEAGINFDTRVKDLTEEEVNKIREIIKDIKVEGDLRKEVRLSVKRLMDIKCYRGLRHKMNLPVRGQSSKTNARTVKGPKKPIRK; translated from the coding sequence TTGGCTAGAATAGCAGGAGTAGATATCCCAAGAAACAAAAGAGTTGAAATAGCTCTAACATATATTTATGGAATTGGAAAACCAACTTCTCAAAAAATATTGAAGGAAGCTGGGATAAATTTTGACACTAGAGTTAAAGATTTAACAGAAGAAGAAGTAAATAAAATCAGAGAAATCATAAAAGATATCAAAGTTGAAGGAGATCTTAGAAAAGAAGTAAGATTATCTGTAAAAAGACTTATGGATATCAAATGTTACAGAGGATTAAGACATAAAATGAATCTTCCTGTAAGAGGACAAAGCTCAAAAACAAATGCAAGAACTGTAAAAGGTCCTAAAAAACCTATAAGAAAGTAA
- a CDS encoding MATE family efflux transporter, with protein sequence MLLVDLIMVGMLGIEKAAAVGIVSQPKMILQMIVSAAGIAITAILARRKGEGDEEGLNRCIKQSLLFSIHCTFCFLGCIINGVDRKNYYSMTFII encoded by the coding sequence ATGTTACTTGTTGATTTAATCATGGTAGGAATGTTAGGTATAGAAAAAGCAGCAGCAGTTGGTATTGTAAGCCAACCAAAAATGATTTTACAAATGATTGTTAGTGCAGCAGGTATTGCAATAACTGCAATTTTAGCAAGGAGAAAAGGTGAAGGAGATGAAGAAGGATTAAACAGGTGTATTAAGCAATCTCTTTTATTTTCAATACATTGCACTTTCTGTTTTTTAGGTTGTATAATAAATGGTGTTGATAGAAAAAATTACTATTCAATGACATTTATTATATAA
- the rplQ gene encoding 50S ribosomal protein L17 yields the protein MNHNKSYRKLGRRADHRKAMLKNMTISLIKAERIETTVTRAKELRKFAERMITFGKKNTLASRRNAFAFLRDEEVVAKIFNEIAPKYAERNGGYTRIIKTSVRKGDSAEMAIIELV from the coding sequence ATGAATCACAATAAATCATATAGAAAATTAGGAAGAAGAGCTGATCATAGAAAGGCTATGCTAAAGAATATGACTATATCTCTTATAAAAGCTGAAAGAATAGAAACAACAGTTACAAGAGCTAAAGAATTAAGAAAATTTGCTGAAAGAATGATAACTTTTGGTAAGAAAAATACTTTAGCATCAAGAAGAAATGCTTTTGCGTTTTTAAGAGATGAAGAAGTAGTAGCTAAAATATTTAATGAAATAGCACCAAAATATGCTGAAAGAAATGGTGGATATACTAGAATAATTAAGACATCTGTTAGAAAAGGTGACTCAGCAGAAATGGCTATAATTGAATTAGTTTAA
- the rpmJ gene encoding 50S ribosomal protein L36: MKVRVSIKPICDKCKIIKRHGKIRVICENPKHKQVQG, from the coding sequence ATGAAAGTAAGAGTATCAATAAAGCCTATTTGTGACAAGTGTAAGATTATTAAAAGACATGGAAAAATAAGAGTAATCTGTGAAAATCCTAAACATAAACAAGTTCAAGGATAA
- a CDS encoding ABC transporter substrate-binding protein, translated as MKQKHFIKKAFILFLITSIATIFVACGEKSSKPNIKERDELVIAVGSLFDSGQFDPKQKYGSHQQHRLTHNSLLKYDSDLNLIGDLASDYEISKDGMSWTFTIKPDIKFSNGETVTAEDVVFTYDMLKKDGIAFDLGFIDTIQIIENDKVKFNLKEPRITFVSQLTEIPIVSAKYYDENYTNNPIGSGPYMVKEYKKGEQVIFEKNPYYNKPLIFKKLTFLLLEEDAALAAAKAGGIDVLAIPASFSEQKIDNMTLYSYPSVDARGIVLPVLPAGNKGMINGTEVNVGNDVTSDLAIRQALNIGLNRKELIDLTMNGYGQVSYSLSDRLPWFNEEQIIEDGNIEEAKRILSDAGWKDEDGDGILEKNGIRASFELYYSAEDKLRGDLSVGVADQAIKFGIEIKPRGSSWDEIFRKGKENAVLWAGGRHHPHQLYTMYSSKVIDTGYNNMSQYKNKLVDEYLDKAMTSSDIEKSYQYWKLAQWDNNAKNGFAGIGDAPIVWITQIDHLYFLANDLDVGKQILHSHGYEWSLFNDIDTWKLK; from the coding sequence ATGAAACAAAAACATTTTATAAAAAAAGCGTTTATATTATTTTTAATAACAAGTATAGCTACTATTTTTGTAGCTTGTGGAGAAAAATCTTCAAAGCCAAACATAAAAGAAAGAGATGAATTAGTTATTGCAGTTGGGAGTTTATTTGATTCTGGTCAGTTTGATCCAAAACAAAAATATGGCTCACATCAACAACATCGTTTAACTCATAACTCACTTTTGAAATATGATTCAGATTTAAATTTAATTGGGGATTTAGCAAGTGATTATGAAATTTCTAAAGATGGTATGTCTTGGACTTTTACAATAAAACCAGATATAAAATTTTCAAATGGTGAAACAGTTACTGCTGAAGATGTTGTTTTTACTTATGATATGTTAAAAAAAGATGGAATTGCTTTTGATTTGGGATTTATAGATACTATTCAAATAATAGAAAATGATAAGGTTAAATTCAATTTAAAAGAACCTAGAATAACATTTGTTAGCCAATTAACTGAAATTCCAATAGTATCAGCAAAGTACTATGATGAAAATTATACAAATAATCCAATTGGTTCAGGACCATATATGGTAAAAGAATATAAAAAAGGTGAGCAAGTTATTTTTGAAAAAAATCCTTACTATAACAAACCTCTTATTTTCAAAAAATTAACTTTTCTATTATTAGAAGAAGATGCAGCTTTAGCTGCTGCTAAGGCTGGAGGAATTGATGTGCTTGCGATTCCAGCAAGTTTTTCAGAACAAAAAATTGATAATATGACACTTTATTCTTATCCATCAGTAGATGCACGAGGAATTGTTTTACCAGTTCTTCCAGCAGGAAATAAGGGAATGATAAATGGAACAGAAGTAAATGTTGGAAATGATGTTACAAGTGATCTTGCTATTCGTCAAGCATTAAATATTGGTTTGAATAGAAAAGAATTAATTGATTTAACAATGAATGGATATGGGCAAGTATCTTATTCTCTTTCAGATAGACTACCTTGGTTTAATGAAGAACAAATTATAGAGGATGGCAATATAGAAGAAGCAAAAAGAATTCTTTCTGATGCTGGCTGGAAAGATGAAGATGGAGATGGAATTTTAGAAAAAAATGGGATAAGAGCTTCTTTTGAACTTTATTATAGTGCAGAAGATAAACTTAGAGGAGATTTATCTGTTGGAGTAGCAGATCAAGCTATAAAATTTGGAATTGAAATAAAACCTAGAGGAAGTAGTTGGGATGAGATTTTCCGTAAAGGGAAAGAAAATGCTGTTTTATGGGCCGGAGGTCGACATCATCCTCATCAGCTTTATACTATGTATTCTAGTAAAGTTATTGATACTGGATATAATAATATGTCTCAATATAAAAATAAATTGGTAGATGAATATTTAGACAAAGCAATGACTAGTTCTGATATAGAAAAGTCTTATCAGTATTGGAAATTAGCACAATGGGATAATAATGCAAAAAATGGATTTGCTGGTATTGGAGATGCTCCTATTGTTTGGATTACTCAAATTGACCATCTTTATTTTTTAGCAAATGATCTTGATGTTGGAAAACAAATATTACATTCTCATGGGTATGAATGGTCATTATTTAATGATATTGATACATGGAAGTTAAAATAA
- a CDS encoding ATP-binding cassette domain-containing protein, translated as MSLIGKNLSFGYNKKNLLFKNVNICINSNDILGLQGFSGSGKTTLGKVLAGYLDSFSGKVEVDGKVYSQKTAGFHPVQIIHQHPEKSINPRWKMKEILQEADIDKEETMDIFQIREEWLERWPTELSGGELQRFCIARAFDKRTHYIIADEITTMLDGITQAELWKKIITLCKQRNIGLMIISHEQSLLEKLCDKIIDFELLK; from the coding sequence ATGAGTTTAATTGGAAAAAATTTAAGTTTTGGTTATAATAAAAAAAATCTTCTTTTTAAAAATGTTAATATTTGTATTAATTCAAATGATATATTAGGATTACAAGGATTTAGTGGTTCTGGAAAAACTACTTTGGGAAAAGTTTTAGCTGGATATTTAGACTCTTTTAGTGGTAAAGTTGAAGTTGATGGAAAAGTATATTCTCAAAAAACAGCAGGATTTCATCCTGTTCAAATAATTCATCAACATCCTGAAAAATCAATCAATCCTCGTTGGAAAATGAAAGAAATATTGCAAGAAGCAGATATTGATAAAGAAGAAACTATGGATATTTTTCAAATTAGGGAAGAATGGTTAGAAAGATGGCCAACTGAATTATCTGGAGGAGAACTACAAAGATTCTGTATTGCTCGAGCTTTTGATAAAAGAACCCATTATATTATAGCAGATGAAATCACAACAATGTTAGATGGGATTACTCAAGCTGAATTGTGGAAAAAAATTATTACATTATGCAAACAGAGAAATATTGGCTTAATGATTATTAGTCATGAGCAATCTCTTTTAGAAAAATTATGTGATAAAATTATTGATTTTGAATTATTAAAATAG
- the infA gene encoding translation initiation factor IF-1, translating into MSKKDVIELEGTIVEALPNAMFKVELENGHTILGHISGKMRMNYIKILPGDGVTVQISPYDLSRGRIVYRKKN; encoded by the coding sequence ATGTCAAAGAAAGATGTTATCGAATTGGAAGGTACTATAGTAGAAGCATTACCTAATGCTATGTTTAAAGTAGAATTAGAAAATGGACATACTATACTTGGCCACATCTCTGGAAAAATGAGAATGAATTACATTAAAATTTTACCAGGAGATGGAGTAACTGTACAGATCTCTCCTTATGACTTGTCGAGGGGTAGAATAGTTTACAGAAAGAAAAACTAG
- the rpsK gene encoding 30S ribosomal protein S11, which translates to MAKKTVAKIKKKSKNIPNGVAHIHSTFNNTIVAITDVDGKVVSWKSGGTSGFKGTKKGTPFAAQIAAEQAAQIAMENGMRKVEVKVKGPGSGREACIRSLQAAGLEVTKITDVTPVPHNGCRPPKRRRV; encoded by the coding sequence TTGGCTAAAAAAACAGTAGCTAAGATAAAAAAGAAAAGTAAAAATATTCCTAATGGAGTAGCTCATATACATTCAACTTTTAATAACACAATAGTTGCAATAACTGATGTAGATGGTAAGGTTGTAAGCTGGAAATCTGGTGGAACTTCTGGGTTCAAAGGAACTAAGAAAGGAACTCCGTTTGCAGCTCAAATAGCAGCTGAACAAGCAGCACAAATCGCTATGGAAAACGGAATGAGAAAGGTTGAAGTTAAAGTAAAAGGACCTGGTTCTGGAAGAGAAGCTTGTATCAGATCACTTCAAGCAGCAGGATTAGAAGTTACAAAAATAACTGATGTAACTCCTGTACCTCATAATGGTTGTAGACCACCAAAAAGAAGAAGAGTGTAA
- the rpsD gene encoding 30S ribosomal protein S4 yields MARNRQPVLKKCRALGIDPVILGVKKSSNRQIRPNANKKPTEYATQLREKQKAKFIYNVMEKQFRKIYEEAARKLGVTGLTLIEYLERRLENVVYRLGFAKTRRQARQIVSHGHIAVNGRRVNIASFRVKVGDIVSVIENSKNVELIKLAVEDATPPAWLELDRAAFSGKVLQNPTKDDLDFDLNESLIVEFYSR; encoded by the coding sequence ATGGCAAGAAATAGACAGCCTGTTTTGAAGAAGTGTAGAGCTTTAGGAATAGATCCAGTTATCCTAGGGGTTAAAAAATCTTCTAATAGACAAATAAGACCTAATGCAAATAAAAAACCAACTGAATATGCAACTCAGTTAAGAGAAAAACAAAAAGCAAAATTTATATATAATGTAATGGAAAAACAATTCAGAAAGATATATGAAGAAGCAGCAAGAAAACTTGGAGTAACAGGTTTAACTTTAATTGAATACTTAGAAAGAAGACTAGAAAATGTAGTATACAGACTAGGATTTGCAAAAACTAGAAGACAAGCTAGACAAATAGTATCTCATGGACATATTGCTGTAAATGGAAGAAGAGTAAATATAGCTTCTTTCAGAGTAAAAGTAGGAGACATAGTTTCTGTAATAGAAAACTCAAAAAATGTAGAATTAATTAAATTAGCAGTAGAAGATGCAACTCCACCAGCTTGGTTGGAATTAGATAGAGCTGCATTCTCAGGAAAGGTTCTACAAAACCCAACTAAAGATGATTTGGATTTTGATTTAAATGAATCTTTAATAGTTGAATTTTATTCAAGATAA
- a CDS encoding ABC transporter permease: MNKIYKRFLRMVALLLGLALLIFILAYFSPIDPVQAYLVQDINITPEQVANLKEHWGLNKPMYQQFFHWLFSILQGDFGISRLYHAPVLRIVKEAFLNSFILMMISWIFSGILGFILGSLAAFYHESKIDKIIRWYSYTLVSVPANVMGLILLIIFGVWFKIFPVGLSTPVGILSQNVTFLQKLHHFILPCLTLTFLGIAYATMHTRRLMITVLNSDYVLFAKARGDNLWQIFRKHVFKNSVIPVTIVQFAGFGELFGGSALAESVFAYHGLGSVMIQAGLKGDLPLLLGTALISSLFVFCGNMTADILSELLDPRIAKEEALNE, from the coding sequence ATGAATAAAATATATAAGCGTTTTTTAAGAATGGTGGCTTTATTATTAGGATTAGCCCTCCTAATTTTTATATTAGCTTATTTCTCTCCAATTGATCCTGTCCAAGCTTATTTAGTTCAAGATATAAATATAACTCCAGAGCAAGTTGCGAATTTAAAAGAACACTGGGGATTAAATAAACCTATGTATCAGCAATTTTTTCATTGGTTATTTTCTATTTTACAAGGAGATTTTGGAATAAGTAGATTGTATCATGCTCCTGTTCTTAGAATTGTAAAAGAAGCATTTTTAAATTCTTTTATATTGATGATGATTTCATGGATTTTTTCAGGAATTTTAGGATTTATTTTAGGCTCTTTGGCAGCTTTTTACCATGAAAGTAAAATTGATAAAATAATTCGTTGGTATAGCTATACTTTAGTTTCTGTTCCTGCAAATGTGATGGGACTTATTTTACTGATTATTTTTGGAGTTTGGTTTAAAATATTTCCTGTAGGTCTTTCTACTCCAGTAGGAATTCTTTCCCAAAATGTAACTTTTCTACAAAAATTACATCATTTTATTTTGCCTTGTTTAACCCTTACATTTCTTGGAATTGCTTATGCAACTATGCACACTAGAAGACTAATGATCACAGTTTTAAATAGTGATTATGTTTTATTTGCAAAAGCAAGAGGAGATAATCTTTGGCAAATTTTCAGAAAACATGTTTTTAAGAACTCGGTTATTCCAGTAACTATTGTTCAATTTGCAGGATTTGGAGAACTTTTTGGTGGATCTGCTTTGGCAGAAAGTGTTTTTGCGTATCATGGATTAGGTTCTGTTATGATCCAAGCAGGTTTAAAAGGAGATTTGCCATTATTATTAGGAACAGCGCTTATAAGTTCTTTGTTTGTATTCTGTGGTAATATGACTGCTGATATATTATCAGAGTTGCTAGATCCAAGAATTGCAAAAGAGGAGGCTTTAAATGAATAG
- a CDS encoding ATP-binding cassette domain-containing protein has translation MKKILEILNLSISFMQYNRGFTQKEITPVKELSLTVKQNEILAIVGASGSGKSLLAHAILGILPTNSKINGKILYNGEILTTEKIKKLRGKEIKFIPQSVQYLDPTRKIGKQLEECFEVPTKENILNLLREFSLNDKVFDYYPHELSGGMLRRVLFATCHGKGTNLIIADEPTPGIHPKALQEILDQFINFKKQGISIVFITHDMKSAMQVADRVAIFKDGKVVGTYTPSEIKELQASVDSYTKKLWETQPSNEFLEAIL, from the coding sequence ATGAAAAAAATATTAGAAATTTTGAACTTATCTATTTCTTTTATGCAGTATAATAGAGGATTTACTCAAAAAGAAATAACACCTGTAAAAGAATTAAGTCTTACAGTAAAACAAAATGAGATATTAGCTATAGTAGGAGCAAGTGGCTCTGGAAAAAGTTTATTAGCCCATGCTATTCTAGGAATTTTACCCACTAATTCTAAAATAAATGGAAAAATTTTATACAATGGGGAAATATTAACAACTGAAAAAATTAAAAAACTTAGAGGAAAAGAAATAAAATTTATTCCACAATCTGTACAATACTTGGACCCTACTAGAAAAATTGGAAAACAATTAGAAGAATGTTTTGAAGTTCCTACAAAAGAAAATATTTTAAATTTATTAAGAGAGTTTTCTTTAAATGATAAAGTATTTGATTACTATCCTCATGAGCTTTCAGGAGGTATGCTTAGAAGAGTTCTTTTTGCTACTTGTCATGGAAAAGGAACAAATCTTATTATTGCAGATGAACCAACTCCAGGAATACATCCTAAAGCTTTGCAGGAAATATTAGACCAATTTATAAATTTTAAAAAACAAGGAATAAGTATAGTCTTTATCACACATGATATGAAATCAGCAATGCAGGTTGCTGATAGAGTAGCTATTTTTAAAGATGGGAAAGTAGTAGGAACTTATACTCCAAGTGAAATAAAGGAATTACAAGCCTCTGTAGATTCTTACACAAAGAAATTATGGGAAACACAACCATCAAATGAATTTTTGGAGGCAATTTTATGA
- a CDS encoding GNAT family N-acetyltransferase, whose product MIREFDGSQKMMEDIIYIDSKSFKDIDVNADELCKRIKKNKQYQLFIKYSQNIPVAYLGILYMSNLHYDGAWIDLIAVVEEHRNKGIGKELLKFAENKVKEKRGTVLTGLVRKDNVSSSTMFLNSNFKSSEKDFILYLKDI is encoded by the coding sequence ATGATAAGAGAATTTGATGGCTCACAAAAAATGATGGAAGATATAATCTATATAGATAGCAAATCTTTTAAGGATATAGATGTTAATGCAGATGAGTTATGTAAAAGAATAAAAAAGAATAAACAATATCAATTATTTATTAAATACTCACAAAATATTCCAGTTGCATATTTAGGGATTTTGTATATGTCTAATTTACATTATGATGGAGCATGGATAGATTTAATTGCAGTGGTGGAAGAACATAGAAATAAGGGTATAGGCAAAGAATTACTTAAATTTGCTGAAAACAAAGTAAAAGAAAAGAGGGGCACAGTTTTAACTGGTTTAGTAAGAAAAGATAATGTTTCCTCTTCTACAATGTTTTTAAATTCAAATTTTAAATCTAGTGAAAAAGATTTTATTTTATACTTAAAAGATATCTAA